A single Perognathus longimembris pacificus isolate PPM17 chromosome 17, ASM2315922v1, whole genome shotgun sequence DNA region contains:
- the LOC125366542 gene encoding transmembrane ascorbate-dependent reductase CYB561 isoform X2 yields the protein MEGSASPAPTPGALPYYVAFSQLLGLTVVAVTGAWLGLYRGGIAWESALQFNVHPLCMVIGMVFLQGDALLVHRVFRKEAKRTTKILHGLLHAFALVIALVGLVAVFDYHKKKGYADLYSLHSWCGLLVFVLYFVQWLVGFSFFLFPGASFSLRSSYRPQHIFFGATIFLLSVGTALLGLKEALLFKLGSKYSTFEPEGILANVLGLLLVCFAVVVVYILAQANWKRPLQAEEQALSMDFKTLTEGDSPSSQ from the exons ATGGAGGGCAGCGCCAGCCCTGCGCCCACCCCTGGGGCGCTGCCGTACTACGTGGCCTTCTCCCAGCTGCTGGGCCTGACCGTGGTGGCCGTGACGGGCGCCTGGCTGGGGCTGTACCGAGGGGGCATTGCCTGGGAAAGCGCGCTGCAGTTCAACGTGCACCCCCTCTGCATGGTCATCGGCATGGTCTTCCTGCAGGGTGACG CCCTGCTGGTTCACCGCGTCTTCAGAAAAGAAGCCAAACGCACAACCAAGATCCTGCACGGGCTGCTGCATGCCTTTGCATTGGTCATTGCCCTGGTGG GCTTGGTGGCCGTGTTCGACTATCACAAGAAGAAGGGTTATGCAGACCTGTACAGCCTGCACAGCTGGTGTGGGCTCCTGGTCTTTGTCCTTTACTTTGTCCAG tgGCTCGTGGGCTTCAGCTTCTTCTTGTTCCCCGGGGCTTCATTTTCTCTCCGGAGCAGCTACCGCCCTCAACACATCTTCTTCGGCGCCACCATCTTCCTCCTGTCTGTGGGCACAGCCCTGCTCGGCCTGAAGGAGGCGCTGCTGTTTAAACTGGG GTCCAAGTACAGCACATTTGAGCCTGAGGGCATCCTGGCCAATGTGCTGGGCCTGCTGCTGGTCTGCTTCGCTGTGGTTGTGGTCTACATCTTGGCTCAAGCCAACTGGAAGCGGCCTCTCCAGGCTGAAGAGCAAGCTCTCTCCATGGACTTCAAGACGCTGACCGAGGGAGACAGCCCCAGCTCCCAGTGA
- the LOC125366542 gene encoding transmembrane ascorbate-dependent reductase CYB561 isoform X1: MWAGQNPRGGSLSMEGSASPAPTPGALPYYVAFSQLLGLTVVAVTGAWLGLYRGGIAWESALQFNVHPLCMVIGMVFLQGDALLVHRVFRKEAKRTTKILHGLLHAFALVIALVGLVAVFDYHKKKGYADLYSLHSWCGLLVFVLYFVQWLVGFSFFLFPGASFSLRSSYRPQHIFFGATIFLLSVGTALLGLKEALLFKLGSKYSTFEPEGILANVLGLLLVCFAVVVVYILAQANWKRPLQAEEQALSMDFKTLTEGDSPSSQ; encoded by the exons ATGTGGGCAGGACAGAACCCAAGAGG CGGCAGCCTCAGCATGGAGGGCAGCGCCAGCCCTGCGCCCACCCCTGGGGCGCTGCCGTACTACGTGGCCTTCTCCCAGCTGCTGGGCCTGACCGTGGTGGCCGTGACGGGCGCCTGGCTGGGGCTGTACCGAGGGGGCATTGCCTGGGAAAGCGCGCTGCAGTTCAACGTGCACCCCCTCTGCATGGTCATCGGCATGGTCTTCCTGCAGGGTGACG CCCTGCTGGTTCACCGCGTCTTCAGAAAAGAAGCCAAACGCACAACCAAGATCCTGCACGGGCTGCTGCATGCCTTTGCATTGGTCATTGCCCTGGTGG GCTTGGTGGCCGTGTTCGACTATCACAAGAAGAAGGGTTATGCAGACCTGTACAGCCTGCACAGCTGGTGTGGGCTCCTGGTCTTTGTCCTTTACTTTGTCCAG tgGCTCGTGGGCTTCAGCTTCTTCTTGTTCCCCGGGGCTTCATTTTCTCTCCGGAGCAGCTACCGCCCTCAACACATCTTCTTCGGCGCCACCATCTTCCTCCTGTCTGTGGGCACAGCCCTGCTCGGCCTGAAGGAGGCGCTGCTGTTTAAACTGGG GTCCAAGTACAGCACATTTGAGCCTGAGGGCATCCTGGCCAATGTGCTGGGCCTGCTGCTGGTCTGCTTCGCTGTGGTTGTGGTCTACATCTTGGCTCAAGCCAACTGGAAGCGGCCTCTCCAGGCTGAAGAGCAAGCTCTCTCCATGGACTTCAAGACGCTGACCGAGGGAGACAGCCCCAGCTCCCAGTGA